The genomic DNA CCCTTAGGTCCAGCAGCAAATACCGTATTGCCCACTGAAGAAGATATATTGAGAGAGCTGAAAAGTTTTGATCATGATCAGTGAGATCTTGTACAGACGTGTTTTGTCTGAGATTGGGTATAAAGAGCCTGAAGACAAAGATTTAGACTATATACATAATCAAGAACAAAGCTCAGACAGCTCTCATATATTTATAAGGTTTGAAAGTGATTGCTATATTCGGGTTTACTCAGACTTAATAGATTTTGAAGTTTCTATGAAATCATAGAATGTGTTTTTGAATAGTTAGCTATATTTATCATATTTAAAGCTAGAGTTTAACTATTAGCGAAAAACGAGCAAGCACTGCGAAAGCGCTTGCGAGCGCAAAGGGATGAATTGAGGGAAACCGCGTTTTCTTCAAGAGGGGGGCTTTGCATAAGAAACTGTAAGGGCTACGCCCAACAGTTTCTAAAAAGCGTTTTCCCCTCTTGGAAAAGAGAGTTGACTAAAGTGCTTTTATATGTAACATTGCCGCATTAACTGACTAAGTTATTGAAATTTTTAGGAGAGTGATAAAAATGACTTTAGTTAAAGTAAGAGACGGCGAATCATTTGAAGCGGCCATGCGCCGGTTTAAAAAAATCTGTGAAAAAGCAGGGATTTTAGCCGAAGTAAAAAAAAGAGAACATTACGTTAAGCCAAGCGTGAAAAGAAAGAAAAAAGCGATTATGGCTCGTAAACGTAATGCAATGACAGCAAGAAAATCGTCATCTCGGTTTTAGTGTTACATTTCATGAAAGTACCGTTTAACTACGCTACATATAATGGTTTGAGAGGGATAGTCTTTGGTTCCAAATGATATTGTTGATGAAATTAGACAAAGAACTAATTTAATTGACCTTATCTCGCAAGTAACGCGTTTAAAGCGTTCTGGTAGCAATTGGATGGGATGTTGTCCTTTCCATGAAGAAAAGACACCCTCTTTTTCTGTTAGTGAAGAGAAGCAGTTGTATCACTGTTTTGGTTGTGGTGAGAGTGGTACGGTATTTTCATTTATGATGAACTATCACCGTTTAAGTTTTCCAGAAACTTTGGAAAGCTTGGCGAGTAAGGTAGGGATTGATTTAGGACCATACAAGCAAGGACAGTCAGCACAAGAGTATCAACAGCAAAAAGAGCTAAAGAAAAAAATAGGTGATTTGTTTGCTTATGCCAATCAGTGTTTTCAAAAGTGTTTGGCAAAGTCACCTAGAGCAGCTTTTGCTAGAGAATATCTTGAGAAGCGAGGCTATTCTAAAAGTACTCAAAAAAAATGGGGCATTGGTTTTGCTCCTGCTGGAACCAAGCATTTGTATGAGGCTTTGGTTAAAAGAGGAGGCATTGAAGAAAAACATATGTTGACTTCAGGCTTAATAGGAAAAAATGAAAAGGGAGTTTACGATATGTATAGAAATCGTATTGTATTTCCTATTTCAGATGCTGAAGGTCAAACCATTGGGTTTGGAGCTAGGGTATTAGACAACAGCAAACCTAAATACATCAACTCACCTGAACATATCTTATTCAACAAACGCCGAACATTATTTGGCTTATGGCAAGCAAAAGAAACCATCAAAAAACAAGGGAAAGCCATTGTTGTAGAAGGTTATACGGATGTTATTTCTTTGCATCAAGCAGGTTTAAACCATGCAGTTGCATCTTTGGGAACCGCCTTCACTAAAGATCATGCTAAAATATTGCGTCGTTATACGGACCAAATTGTATTTATCTTTGATGGTGATCAAGCAGGCTCTAATGCTGCCTATAAATCTCTGGTTCCGTCTGTAAGTGAAGGCCTAGATGCTAGAGTTATATTCTTAAAAGAAGGCGAAGATCCAGACAGTGTTGCTAAAAATGCCGATGCATTAGATGCGTTAAAACAAGACTTAATTAATCCTCAAAAACTGTTAGACTATTATATCGAAAAAGAATTTTTAAACAGTTCAGATATTAGAAAAAAGTCTTCGGCCATAGAAACCCTGGTTGAACTTATCCAGCAAACTTCCGATGTTTATTTAAAGGAAGCCTTGTTGAGTCAGCTAGTCAGCCAGACTTCAGTGGACAAAGATATCTTTTATGGAAAAAGTAGCTATATCAAAGCGAAACAACCTGCTACGCAAACAAAAAAAATTATAAATAACAATGTTGTGCAAGAGAAGTTTTGGCGTGAAGAAAGTTTATTGTTAAGAGTTCTTTTGCAAGTTCCACAAAGTTTTGACCGCTATATTGAGGATAAAGCTGAACAATATTTTGACCAAAGTTTTCAAAAACATATTTTGCCATGGTTAGACGCTAACCGTGAAAACCCGACTGATGAAATCAGCTTAGCTAGAAGCATAGATTTATGGCCTGTTAAAGATCATATTGGCGCTCTAAGCAAAGCATTTTTAGAAGATAATTATGATATTCATCAAGATTGGGAAAAAATTTGGTCCGATTGTATTAAAAAAATGAAAACCAAACGGATTAAATTTTTAACAGAGCAACTCAAAAGTAGAGATGATCAATCTAGAGAAGATGTTCATGCTATTTTTAGTGAAATAGAAAGTTTAAAAAAAACCTTACAAACAAGTTCTAAATCAGAAGGTTTATGAGCAAGGGAGGCAGTATGAGAGACGACGAAAATAAAGATGTAAATGTAGTCAAAAACCTCATAGAGACAGGTAAAGAAAAAGGGTATTTAACCTATGAAGAGGTTAATGATGTTTTACCTAAGGATGTCGTGGTTAATGACCAACTTGATGATATCATGGTCATGTTTGGAGAAATGGATATTACGATTGTTGACTCTGAGCAAGAAGGCCAAGCTTTAAAAGCAGGTTCAAAAGATGATGCTGATGGTGATGAAGCTTCTGATGACAGTGATTCTAAGTCTAATGATCCTGTAAGAGTTTACCTAAAGCGTATGGGGTCGGTTGCTTTACTGACTCGTGAGGGTGAAGTAGAGATTGCTAAACGGATTGAAGAGGGAGAAGATGATGTTCTTCAAATCTTGATTCGTTCAATCTTAGGGGTAAAAGAAATTTTAAATATTGGTGAGAAACTTAAAAAAGGAACCATCAGAATTAAAGATCTTATCCGGGGTATTGAAGAAGATGACGAAACATTTGATGAAGAAGGTACAACAAAAGCTGTTCTTAAGTTAATTGATAAAATTAAACGCATTGATAAAGATAATCAAAAACAGTTAAAAGATAAAAAAACAGCGGGTCGTTCCAACCTTAAAAAGCGTCAAATCAGTGAAAAAATAGAAAAAAACTATATCAAAATGTTTGATACACTGAAGGAGATTAACCTTAACCGTAAGTGGATCAATAGAATTGTATCTCGCTTAAAAACAATGATTTTAAAAATTGATCAATCAGAAAGAGTTTTTAAAACTGCACAGAGAAGATCTGGAAAAACGACAAAAGAATTAAAAGCCTTATTTAAAGAATCTAAAAAAGGCAGTGCTGAAGCTAAAAAAGTAGATAAAAAACTCAAAAAGATTTCTTTAGAGGTTTTAGTTGATTTAGTGAAAGCAGTTAGAGTGGCTGAGAAAAGAGTTGTAACGGTGGAAGAGGATGCCGGCATGACCGCCAAACAACTCAAAGATACTTACAATAGGATACGCAAAGGCGAGCGTTTAGCAGATATAGCTAAGGCAGAATTGATTGAAGCTAACTTACGTTTGGTTGTGTCCATAGCTAAAAAATATACCAATAGAGGCTTGCAGTTTTTAGATTTAATCCAAGAAGGTAATATTGGTTTGATGAAAGCCGTAGATAAATTTGAGTACAGAAGAGGTTATAAGTTTTCTACTTATGCTACATGGTGGATTCGTCAAGCAATAACCCGAGCAATTGCAGATCAGGCGAGAACGATTCGTATCCCTGTGCATATGATTGAAACCATCAATAAATTGGTGAGAACATCTAGATTTTTAGTGCAAGAGTTGGGTAGGGAGCCTTCACCAGATGAAATTGCAGAAAGAATGGAATTGCCAGTAGATAAGGTTCGCAAAGTTTTAAAAATTGCAAAAGAGCCGATTTCTTTGGAAACACCTATTGGTGAAGAAGAAGATTCAAGTTTAGGTGATTTTATTGAAGATAAAAATGCAATCAATCCTTCTGATGCTGTTGTGGGAATGAGTTTGTCTGAGCAAACACGTAAGATTTTAGCAACGTTGACTCCGCGTGAGGAAAAAGTATTGCGCATGCGCTTTGGTATTGGTGAAAAATCAGATCATACGCTTGAAGAAGTCGGACAGGATTTTGATGTGACGCGTGAGCGTATACGTCAAATAGAAGCTAAAGCATTGCGTAAATTACGTCATCCGAGCCGTGCTAAAAAATTGAAGACATTTATTGACAATTAAAGCCGACAATAACTAGTCTAAGAGTGATTATTTTTGCATAAGCTCTAAAGATGATTGCAAAAATGTAAGAACTATGAAATTAATGCATAAGCTTTAAACGAGGATGGTTAAACGTAAGTTTTACGGGCCCTTAGCTCAGTGGTTAGAGCATCCGGCTCATAACCGGCAGGTCCCTGGTTCAAATCCTGGAGGGCCCACCACACAGTTTAAAGTGTTTAAATTAATAATTTTATGGGGTTGTGAATGATGCATTTTGAAGAGTTGTTAAAACTACAAACATTGGATATTGAGTTAGATAAAATAAAATCCGAGAGAGAAGGCTACCCAAATCAGCTAGAGTCAGTAAAAAATAGTTACGATAAGATTTTAAAAGATTATGAAAATCTTAATGATCGTGTAGAAGCCTTGACAACAGAAAAGGCAAGTTTACAAGAAAAACTAGATTTAGAAGAAACGCGCTTAAATAAAAGTAAAGTTAGACTAAATGAAATAAAAAATAATTTTGAGTATCAGGCTTTACGCAGAGAAATTGATTCCACTGAAAAGAGTAACTTCACTTTACAACAAACAATTGCGTCTCATAGTGAAGAGTTGCAAAAATTAGAAGAGGCTTTAAAGCAAAAAAAGGAAGAGCTAGAGCAAGTTGAAACTAAATTTGATGATGTAAAAAATTTGGTAGACGAAAAAAGTGATTACTACGCACAAGAAATTTCCAAACGCCAAAATGAAGTTGATCAATATTATGATCATATAGAAAAGTCCCTGTTAAGTAAGTATAAGTTTATTCGCAAGCGATTGGATTACGCTGTGGTTAGTGCAGATGATGGTGTGTGTAAAGGGTGCTATATGAGTTTACCTCCACAAATGATCAATGAAATGCAAACCAAAAAAGATTTGTACAATTGTCCCAATTGCCACAGAATTTTATATTTAGAAGATTACATTGAACGATAAAAAGAATTCTTTAGCCATGTGTATTGCTTATATTGATGGAGCCTCAAGGGGTAATCCAGGTGAGGCTGCTGTTGGTGTCAGTTTGTGTACTAAAGATGGACAAGAACACGCCACAGTTGCAAAATACATTGGCCAGGCAACCAATAATGTTGCTGAATATACATCGTTATTGTCAGCACTTGATTTGGCTCAGTCTCATTCCTGTAAAGAATTAAAAATATATGCAGATTCACAACTTATGGTTCGGCAGATTCAAGGTATGTATAAAGTTAAAAACCCAGAGTTAAAAAAATTATGGTTGCAAGCTGTACAAAAGATTGAGTTTTTTGATTCATTTGAAATTGAGCATGTGCGACGAGAATACAATAAACGTGCTGATGCACTTGCCAATAGCGCACTCGATAATAGAGCTTGATTGCATCCATAGACACAGAGCCGTAAAGCTTTTTAGCTTGAAGTTTTAAATTTAAGCTTTTTCTTTTCCAAACATTTTGATAAAACCACATGAAAGTTAAATGGGTCATCGCTGATGTATTTATACGTTGGAGGAAAGTCCGGACTTCATAGGGAAAGATGCTGGTTAATGGCCAGTGCAGGTGACTGTAGGAAAGTGCAACAGAAAGCAAACCGCCTATAATTTATTTATGGGTAAGGGTGAAACAGGGAGGTAAGAGCTCCCTCACGAGAGCCGTGTGAGCGGCCGTGCGGTAAACCCCATCTGAAGCAAGATCAAATAGAAAAGCGTTTGAGGGTGTCCCGCCTGAAGCTTTTGGGTAGATCGCTTGAGCCTGTTGGTAACAACAAGCCTAGATAAATGATGATCAATGCAGCAATGCATACAGAATCCGGCTTACAATTAACTTATTTTTTATAGGGGGTGATAAGAACACCCCCTATAAAAAATTATTTTGCTCGACTCAGGTATTCCCCAGTGCTGGTATCAATTTCTATTTCTTCGCCTTCCTCAATAAAGCCTGGGACCTTGACAGAATATCCTGTTTCCAACTTGGCTCCTTTTAAGGAGTTGGTTGCGGTAGCAGTTTTAATATATGGCTCCGTTTCAATGATTTTTAGACGCACACTTTTTGGCATTTCAATGCCAATAGGATTGCCTTCATAGAGCTCAATCATGACACTGCTACCGTCTTTAAGATAAGGCAGGGCATTTTCCAAGTTGTCTTTTTGCATTTGAATCTGCTCATATGAGGTATTATCCATAAAATGGTACGTTTCTCCTTCAGCATACAAAAACTGAGCGTCTCGTTGGTCTAAAACCACGCGTTCAACAGGTTCTCCTGAGCGAAATCGATACTCGGTTTGAGTTCCTTTTAAAACATTGCGCAGTTTGGTTTGAATATAAGCACCACCCTTACCAGGTTGAGTGTGCATGGTACTCATCACCCGCCATAATTCACCCTCATGTTTGATAATCATGCCAACTTTGAGCTGTTTTGATCCAATCATACTTCTTCCCTTTCAAGCTGTTTTGAAGATACAATCAGGTACCGGCAGCATAATCAGTAAGATAAGCAATTTGGTCTTCTGTTAATTCATCAATACTTAAGCCCATGGTTTTAAGTTTTATACCGGCAATTTCTTCATCCAGTTCACTTGGAAGAACATAAACTTTTTTATCTAAGGTATTTCCTTCTTGAGCAAGTTTTACCATGGCAGAAAATTGATTGGCAAAAGACATATCCATCACTTCTGAGGGATGTCCTTCTGCAGCTACCAAGTTAATTAAACGTCCTTGACCAATGACATAAATACGATGACCATTTTTTAAAGTGTACTCTTCATTACTGGTTCTAATTTCACGTTTACTTTCTTTAATGGTTTCTAAATCAGCCAGGTTCAGCTCACAGTCATAATGCCCTGTATTGGAAACAATGGCGCCATCTTTCATGACTTCAAAGTGTCTTTTTACAATGACGTCTTTCATGCCCGTGGCAGTCATAAAAATATCACCATGTTTGGCCGCTTCGTCCATGGTCATTACTGTGTGACCTTCTAAAGTAGCCCTTAATGCTGCGACAGGATCAACCTCAGTGATAATGGTTTTTGCTCCCATGCCCTGGGCACGCATAGCCACACCTCGTCCACAATGACCGTAGCCAGCAACAACAAAAGTTTTTCCAGCAATAAGAACACTGGTGGCTCTTAATAAGCCATCCAAGGAGGATTGTCCTGTTCCATAAACATTATCAAAATCCCATTTTGTTGCAGAATCATTGACTGCAAATACAGGGTATTTAAGAGCACCGTCTTTGGCCATAGCTCTAAGCCTATGGACACCGGTTGTGGTTTCTTCTGTTCCCCCCAAAATTTTATTGGCTAAATCTGGGTATTTATTGTGAACAGTGAAGATCAGATCAGCACCGTCATCGAGCGTTAAATTAGGATTTTTTTCTATGGTGGCATCAATGCATTTGTAAAAATCTTCATTGCCCATGCCATGCCATGCATAAATGGCTATACCACGTTTTGCTAGAGAAGCAGCGATATCATCTTGTGTTGACAAAGGGTTGCAGCCAGACCATGAAATTTCAGCGCCAGCAGCTTTTAAGGTTTCAATTAAAACAGCAGTCTCTTTGGTTACATGTAAGCACCCAGCAATAGTGTGTCCTTTTAAAGGTTGTTCTTTT from bacterium includes the following:
- a CDS encoding adenosylhomocysteinase — protein: MDYKVKDINLAESGDKKISWAESRMPVLMTLREKAKKEQPLKGHTIAGCLHVTKETAVLIETLKAAGAEISWSGCNPLSTQDDIAASLAKRGIAIYAWHGMGNEDFYKCIDATIEKNPNLTLDDGADLIFTVHNKYPDLANKILGGTEETTTGVHRLRAMAKDGALKYPVFAVNDSATKWDFDNVYGTGQSSLDGLLRATSVLIAGKTFVVAGYGHCGRGVAMRAQGMGAKTIITEVDPVAALRATLEGHTVMTMDEAAKHGDIFMTATGMKDVIVKRHFEVMKDGAIVSNTGHYDCELNLADLETIKESKREIRTSNEEYTLKNGHRIYVIGQGRLINLVAAEGHPSEVMDMSFANQFSAMVKLAQEGNTLDKKVYVLPSELDEEIAGIKLKTMGLSIDELTEDQIAYLTDYAAGT
- the efp gene encoding elongation factor P, with translation MIGSKQLKVGMIIKHEGELWRVMSTMHTQPGKGGAYIQTKLRNVLKGTQTEYRFRSGEPVERVVLDQRDAQFLYAEGETYHFMDNTSYEQIQMQKDNLENALPYLKDGSSVMIELYEGNPIGIEMPKSVRLKIIETEPYIKTATATNSLKGAKLETGYSVKVPGFIEEGEEIEIDTSTGEYLSRAK
- the rpsU gene encoding 30S ribosomal protein S21; protein product: MTLVKVRDGESFEAAMRRFKKICEKAGILAEVKKREHYVKPSVKRKKKAIMARKRNAMTARKSSSRF
- a CDS encoding C4-type zinc ribbon domain-containing protein, which produces MMHFEELLKLQTLDIELDKIKSEREGYPNQLESVKNSYDKILKDYENLNDRVEALTTEKASLQEKLDLEETRLNKSKVRLNEIKNNFEYQALRREIDSTEKSNFTLQQTIASHSEELQKLEEALKQKKEELEQVETKFDDVKNLVDEKSDYYAQEISKRQNEVDQYYDHIEKSLLSKYKFIRKRLDYAVVSADDGVCKGCYMSLPPQMINEMQTKKDLYNCPNCHRILYLEDYIER
- a CDS encoding ribonuclease HI family protein, which translates into the protein MNDKKNSLAMCIAYIDGASRGNPGEAAVGVSLCTKDGQEHATVAKYIGQATNNVAEYTSLLSALDLAQSHSCKELKIYADSQLMVRQIQGMYKVKNPELKKLWLQAVQKIEFFDSFEIEHVRREYNKRADALANSALDNRA
- the dnaG gene encoding DNA primase; translated protein: MVPNDIVDEIRQRTNLIDLISQVTRLKRSGSNWMGCCPFHEEKTPSFSVSEEKQLYHCFGCGESGTVFSFMMNYHRLSFPETLESLASKVGIDLGPYKQGQSAQEYQQQKELKKKIGDLFAYANQCFQKCLAKSPRAAFAREYLEKRGYSKSTQKKWGIGFAPAGTKHLYEALVKRGGIEEKHMLTSGLIGKNEKGVYDMYRNRIVFPISDAEGQTIGFGARVLDNSKPKYINSPEHILFNKRRTLFGLWQAKETIKKQGKAIVVEGYTDVISLHQAGLNHAVASLGTAFTKDHAKILRRYTDQIVFIFDGDQAGSNAAYKSLVPSVSEGLDARVIFLKEGEDPDSVAKNADALDALKQDLINPQKLLDYYIEKEFLNSSDIRKKSSAIETLVELIQQTSDVYLKEALLSQLVSQTSVDKDIFYGKSSYIKAKQPATQTKKIINNNVVQEKFWREESLLLRVLLQVPQSFDRYIEDKAEQYFDQSFQKHILPWLDANRENPTDEISLARSIDLWPVKDHIGALSKAFLEDNYDIHQDWEKIWSDCIKKMKTKRIKFLTEQLKSRDDQSREDVHAIFSEIESLKKTLQTSSKSEGL